ACGTTCAAATTGGATCTGGGACCAATATACAGGACAATTCTGTTGTGCATGTTGCAAAATCTAATCTAAGTGGGAAAGTTTTTCCAACCATCATCGGGGACAATGTCACAGTAGGTAAATATACCTTCCACTTCTTCTCCAGACAGCATGTGCTTTATCATAAACTATTTTATCCTATACCCTCGTATTCTTTTAATTGGTCATGATCTGCTTATACAAGAGCCTagtatacaaatccacgtcacttattttgggacggttGGAGTATATGACAATTTTTGGCTCAGTACTGCAAAACTGTTTACTCATGTAAAAATTTCAGTTACATTCTGATTGCATCTGTATCCCAAAATTCTGTTTTACAGGTCATAGTGCTGTATTACAAGGATGCACTGTTGAGGATGAAGCTTTTGTTGGTATGGGGGCTACCCTGTTAGATGGTGTTGTCGTGGAAAAGCATGGGATGGTTGCTGCTGGAGCCCTTGTAAGGCAGAACACAAGGATCCCTTGCGGAGAGGTTTTGCTTTACTTAACCACACTTTGCTTTGGGTTTTTATTTAGGTTATCTCAGGCATGTCTGCTTATCTTGTTTTTTAGTTAACTGGCGGTACTTGTTTTAGTTAATTGGCTTCATATGCACTTTCGGGGCAAATTGCATCTTACAGTGGTTTAGATGCAATATATTTATGCATGGATGAAACGAGAATATGCTGCATAACCCATGTTTGATTATCTTAATTCAGCAAGTGCTTTGTTGACTAGTTCTTTTGAATTTAGGTATGGGGTGGAAACCCTGCCAAATTTCTGAGGAAGCTCACTGATGAGGAGATTGCTTTTATCGCCGAATCGGCTGCCAACTATTCCAACTTAGCCAAGGCACATGCTGTCGAGAACGCTAAGCCTTTGGAAAAGATTGAGTTTGAGAAGGTGTTGCGCAAGAGATTTGCTCGCCAAGATGAAGAATACGATTCCATGCTTGGTGTCACTCGAGAGGCCCATCCGGAGCTGACACCCCCCAGCCCTGCCCAATAAGCCTTTCGCTtacatgttttttgtttttttgccgCCTTCACCATCTTCGATTGGTCAGTGCAGGATCGTTGAAAGGTGACACCGGTCGATGAGTTTGGCAGTTTATGTTTACTTCCTTCCTCAATAATTTTTGGGTCGAGCAACGCTCTAAAGCTCGCCATGTACTTCTTCAGTTTCTGAATTCCATATGTTTGAGATGCGCTCTATGGAACAAACAGAATCAGCTGACACAAATTTATGAATAGCATGAGTTGGAGTTCATGTGGTTTAGCCTTGTTGAAATAGGTAGATGCATTGGAAGCAGCACATGAACCGTCAGGCTTGTGGTTCAGCACTTGCCGGATTCATCTTTGATATCAAACATAAATAAAACAGAGTATACGTTTTAATATTGTTTAATAATCTCTCTGTCtcgtattaagtgactttttattacatattaagtgactttttattacatggatctagacgatttttagatacattcatatttggacaaatttgactcgcttaatatgggacgggacggagggagagCATATATTGGTGTTAGACTTACGGTTCTGTTGGCTTAAGTTTTGTCCGAAATAGTAAGAGGGTAGCACACATGTTACGCCACAAACGTAATTGCGTCCTGTGTGGGGATGCAAGCAGAATTTCTCATGTTCCACTTCTACACCAAACTCTATATCTTAAGTCGAGTTTTGATCAGCTTTTGAACTACTAATTCAGAAGCGGGATCCCACTTGCATCAGTAGTCCTATGAGCACGCATCCATAGTCCGTAAGCCTCACAAAGTTCctaaggaaatgctcacacgCGCGTGTAAATTTGAGCCGTTTGGAGAGCGGTTTAACGCGGGCGCGTGTAAATCCAAGAGGGATCGACGGCCGGAGCCCAGAGGATGACATGATGCCCTCGCACGGCGCACatcaccagcttcctccacacaATACGCGCTATTAGCCCATTAAATCGTCCTTTCAGTTGGACACGATGTACGGCCGACCCCAACATCGGCGCGTTGTCAAACAGATCGACATCTCCGTACCTGAGATCCTTAATTAGCTTTTTGACCTCGTGTGCGTCCGGAACTCCTAAAGCTCCCTCCAGCCGTTGCTTTACATAGGCCGGCAAGTAATATCAGAGAAGATCAGGCAGAGCAACTCGATCCAATCAAAGATGTCTTCGTGCTGAAGGCCCGCTCAAGGTTCTCTTGTGCACTAGTATCTGGTATACTAGCTACGTCATCGTTTTGGATATGCATGACTGCTAGTGCTGGTAGAGGGGTAGTAGTACTACTGGATGGTTTAGGTGCACGAGGTTACCACCAAATCCGTCCTTGTAACTTAAACTTGTGTACACACCGTACAGGTGGAGAGTAAAGGCGCGAAAGCTACGGCCACAGCCAAACGTGACCAATCGGAAATACCTGCATATCGCGTGGACACGCTCTATGCTATCAGGTGGAGCAGTATCTGTTACTCCAAATTAATATCCAATGGACGCCCGACCACACACAGCCGGAGAGCACACGCCTGCCGTTTTGGCTCGCCGTTGCTATAAGTAGGAAGCAAAGCGGCGGCCGTCGAAGCAAACCCCAGCTCCCACTGCATACCACTACGATTAGATTACACCCAGgcccgagagagagagagagagagaggtacCATCCATGGCGATGCGTGGCCACTCAGTCCTGCTGTGCCTCCTTGCGGTTGTGGTCGGCGCAGGATGCGTGCAGCCGATGATGGCTAGGCCCGCCGGGCCTGAGTCCCGCCAGAACCCAAACCCACAGGTGCAGTTTGGCCCGCAGCGGAAGTTGCAGCAGGTCCCAGACCCAAACCCACAGCCGATTCCACTACCGAACCCGCAGCCGCTGCCAAACCCAAATCCACAGCCGCAACCGCAGCCTCTGCCGAAGCCAGACCCAAACCCACAGCCACAACCTCTGCCCAAACCAGACCCAACCACGCAACCTCTGCCTTTACCACAACCAAATCCAAACCCACAGCCACAGCCTTTGCCACAACCAGATCCAAACGCACCGCCACTTCCTCTACCACAGCCAGATCCAAACGCACCGCCACTTCCTCTGCCACAGCCTTTGCCACAACCAGATCCAAACGCACCGCCACTACCTCTGCCACAGCCTTTGCCACAACCAAACCCAAACGCGCCGCCACTACCTCTGCCACTACCTCTGCCACAGCCAGGCCCAAGCTCTAATCCGCAGTCACTTCCAATGCCATTGCCAGATTCAAACACATCGGGGCGACAATCTAACGTACTGCGGGGACCACAACCACTTTCGAACGGTGGAGCCGGAGCTTTATATTCGTGGGGCACCAAGTACATACACATACTTTTCATAGGCTTAGTATTGTACCACGGCTTTGTTTAGGTATAAAGAGGCTTATTCTTGTAAATAAGCGGGTTATTTTCCTAGACTCCGCATCCGCCATATCGATTTAGATATATTTTAGTCATGCGGTATTGTATTTGTACGACCATGGCCTCTCATGTATACTACTAATATCTATTGTAGATTTATGTATATGATCACACATATACTTCTTGTACTCTTGTAAATAAATTGTGTATGTATTTGTTCCACTTATATATCGGTTGTAAAGTCTGTACTTACCTCGCTCTTATCTGTCCACAAACCATCCCGAACGACTCGAAATTGCCATCCCAGATGCTTATTTGATCTGAATGCTAGGATGAGGGGTCCAAACCACACACAATGACTTCAAACGGTTCCTTACCCATAATTGTTTGCAATTCATGTTTGGATATACAAAAATCCTATTCAGAATCGGAGAATACGAACAATAGGAAAGAAATAGCTCGCCTAAAGAGGAACTACAATGATTCTTATTTACTTCGGACAAGAAAGAGCTTTCTCAATAGAGTTGCTTACTATGAAAAGAAATATGCCCCGCTAGTCTGATTAGATGGATCACTAGCCCTTAATCTCAGTAACCGATTCAACGAATACCGAGACAAATGTATaaatctcttctttctctaaTTTAAAAGGAGTTCCACTACCGAAACAACCTAATTAAATTAACTCGATTCGTTAGAACAGCTTCCATTGAGTCTCTGGAcctatcctttttttttgcattctaGTTCGAGAACCCCTTGTTTTCACAAAACACGGATTTGGCTCAGGATTTGCCCTTTTTTAATACCACGGTTTCTCTGAATTTGGAAGTTAACACTTAGCAGGTACTCACTGCTATTTTGTAACTTtgcccgacacttattatgaatcggagtgAGTAATAATTAAACACGTGTGTTGCTACTGTATATTCGTGGGCCGCACAACCGAGATATAAGTGTTGGAAGAAGTCCCTCTTCCGTTGCAACGAGCAGCCAAGGAGCTCATGGCTTCTTGCTCCTCCCGCCTTCGCTGGATCTTGCTAGCCTGGCTAAACGCACAATCAATCTATCCATGAATTTTGTCCTGCAGTTGATTGTGTTCTTGCTTGCTTTAAGCAGCAAGTATGTGAATTGTGGTTagtttttcgttttttttatcttcagCTATGAACTCGGGTTTGTTCCGGCCTAACCGGCTTATGTGAAATGGACTCCAAACGGTTCCTGGAGCAAGGACTTAAAGATAAACAAAACGGcttggcaaaaacaaacaTATATAGCGTGACGTGTGTTTTCTTACAAAGTCTTTATTCCCATGTGGATTGAAGCTCGTTTGATCCTCAATCAGTGTTCCAAGTCATCATTACTGTGCTGAAGGTCCTGATGTTTCAGCTCGGAGGAGAGACCAGGTCTCTTAGGATTTTTTCCCCtaaatttttctattttctttttccatctCTCGCTCAAGGTTGTTTATGGGTAGTGGTAGCAACGAGTGTATCCATAACAGAGATATCCATCTCTTCCCCATCCTTGAAAACAAAGCCGTTCTCGACTTTCGATAATACAAAAATCAACAAGCAAAAGAACATCGTGCATGCAACATAAATATATCATCGTGGAAATGATATAATTTAGCATATCACGGAAATCTAGTCCATTACcaagtaaaaaagaagagaggttATAATTGGGTAATTCAAAAATTTGCAAACAACAAGTATTCTGGACCAAACTTACAACTCTAAGTGAATCATTGATACATAGGTCAtgaatataataaaataattaaccaaaaaaatcatcaaacCATTTGATCAAATACATCTAAAAAGGAACAATCACCTATCATGTACAATAATACAAGGTTGATCCTATTTTCATAACACGCCCTACAACCATGATTTCTGTTACATTTTCTAATATCTCAAGATGAAAAACTATCACCTCAAACCGGTGCGATGTAAGACAAGCATTCATATAAAGTCCACGGTCCAGTGTGAACCATTCAATTCAGgattctaagtcaaacttagCATTCGTAGAGTAGTTCAGTGCTAAGGatttattttcttcaaaataaataaatttggtttagatttttttttcttcatattaTTACTGTCGACATGCTGGATAACATTATTCTCGTTTGGCTCACTAGTTTTTATCTATTTTATTACCTTGAAAGATCGCACACTGAGGCTAATTCTTTTAACATCAGATTGAGGCTAATTGGTACAAATGGATGCTCGAAGGAATTTTTTGCTCAATTGCCCCCCGACAGACgtttttgacaaaaatggCCCTCTCCCGAATGAAATGACAAAAATGACTTAACGGAAAGCACATAAAACGACACGTGACTTTTCCTCCAATGACATTGACGAAAAGGTCTTTCCGCCTTTGAGATCCTCCATTGGCAGAAGTGTGCTAGAGTGCATTTCGCCCATGTCATTGACCGAAAAGGTCACGTGTCGCTTTCCATCATGCTAGTCTTGTCAGTAGTTTTTGAAGGAATCATTTTTTACTAAAGCCTGAGAAGGGGGCCACTGGTGCAAAAAATTCAGGCCTGGCCTGCcgtgaaaaaaagaaaagaatttgACAGGTGGAAACGGCATGTCGGCATCTAAAAAGAGGAACCAAAGCGTAGAACTCTCCTCTGGTTTTTCTAAGGAAAAAGGGCGCAGAGTCGAGGATGGGGTTAATAAGTCCCACCGGCAGCGGTTCCTCTCTGCAGCAGCGACCGCCGGCCCATCCATCCCTCCTCCATCCTGGCTCAGGTTTGCATCTCCCTTCCGCTTTCACGATTTCGACATCCGAGCTAGGTTGCTGGGGGGCGATTCGCTGATTGAGATTCTCGTGCTGCGTTCCTCTCTGCCATGCCAGGCGCGAGATGGGGGAGATCacgaggagggagagggaggcgcTCGCGCGGGGCTTCTCCGCCGAcggcgtcctccgccgccgcagccgccctcTCCCAGCGCGccatcgtcgtcttcgtccCCGCCGGCCTCCACGGAAGGGGGCGGCAAGACCACGAGGAAAGGCGAGATCGCGAAGGCCATCAGAGACAGGCTGTCGTCTCTATCCCCCTCCAGAACGAATCGCTTCTCTTGCTGGGGTAACACCGGGGCGACGAGGCTCCCGATCCGCCGgagcaggagcggcggcgagcaaggggcgccggcggccgtgaCGGCAACGATGCCCTCCCGTTGCGCCTGCGTCAATGGCGACGCCTGCGGCTGCTGCACGCGCACGAGCAAAGGCAAGGCGGTCGCGGTCGCGGCCGCTGGCGTCAGATCCCTCGTGGAACGCAACGATTTCTACTGCGATGAATGCAATCCGCACAAATAGGGACCTTGTTTCCTTACTTTTTCGAGAAAAGGGGGACCTGTTTTCCTCTTCTTGTCAACCGGTTGCTGTCTCAGTTTTGGGCTAGCGAGGATTGCCGTATCAACTA
The Brachypodium distachyon strain Bd21 chromosome 2, Brachypodium_distachyon_v3.0, whole genome shotgun sequence genome window above contains:
- the LOC100827465 gene encoding gamma carbonic anhydrase 1, mitochondrial, whose translation is MAKAFYAVGFWIRETGQALDRLGSRLQGNYFFHEQISRHRTLMNIFDKAPYVHREAFVAPSASLIGDVQVGQGSSIWYGCVLRGDANNVQIGSGTNIQDNSVVHVAKSNLSGKVFPTIIGDNVTVGHSAVLQGCTVEDEAFVGMGATLLDGVVVEKHGMVAAGALVRQNTRIPCGEVWGGNPAKFLRKLTDEEIAFIAESAANYSNLAKAHAVENAKPLEKIEFEKVLRKRFARQDEEYDSMLGVTREAHPELTPPSPAQ
- the LOC100843145 gene encoding protein TsetseEP-like, translating into MAMRGHSVLLCLLAVVVGAGCVQPMMARPAGPESRQNPNPQVQFGPQRKLQQVPDPNPQPIPLPNPQPLPNPNPQPQPQPLPKPDPNPQPQPLPKPDPTTQPLPLPQPNPNPQPQPLPQPDPNAPPLPLPQPDPNAPPLPLPQPLPQPDPNAPPLPLPQPLPQPNPNAPPLPLPLPLPQPGPSSNPQSLPMPLPDSNTSGRQSNVLRGPQPLSNGGAGALYSWGTKYIHILFIGLVLYHGFV